One region of Candidatus Methanomethylophilaceae archaeon genomic DNA includes:
- a CDS encoding translation initiation factor IF-2 subunit beta codes for MADDDDYLSLLNRAKITCPEITEAHERFEIPELDILQEGKITVFRNFIDVTDKLRRDPEHLLQFMLRELGTPGSIEGRRAVFKAKISPQAINEKIQIYTETYVICSECGLPDTKMVKEDRTLMLECEACGARRPITVRKSVRADTANTLREGDIIELLISDVGKKGDGVGKVFDYLIVVPGTVKGAKIHAKITKISAKTAFAVPTAEACTR; via the coding sequence ATGGCAGATGATGATGACTATTTGTCGCTCCTCAACAGAGCGAAAATCACATGCCCCGAAATAACGGAGGCCCATGAAAGATTTGAGATCCCCGAGTTGGACATTCTCCAAGAGGGAAAGATCACCGTATTCAGGAATTTCATCGATGTAACGGACAAACTGAGGAGAGATCCCGAGCACCTTCTCCAATTCATGCTCAGAGAGCTCGGTACCCCCGGAAGCATCGAAGGGCGCAGAGCGGTTTTCAAAGCCAAAATCAGCCCTCAGGCCATCAACGAGAAGATCCAGATATACACCGAGACGTACGTCATATGCTCGGAGTGCGGCCTTCCCGACACCAAGATGGTAAAGGAAGACAGGACGCTCATGCTTGAATGCGAAGCGTGCGGAGCCCGCAGACCCATAACCGTCAGGAAATCGGTCAGGGCCGACACCGCAAACACGCTCCGCGAGGGCGACATCATCGAGCTTCTCATCTCCGACGTGGGAAAGAAGGGAGATGGCGTAGGGAAAGTGTTTGACTACCTCATAGTAGTCCCCGGAACCGTCAAAGGTGCCAAGATCCACGCCAAGATAACCAAAATCTCGGCTAAGACCGCGTTCGCAGTGCCCACTGCGGAAGCTTGCACGCGCTGA